DNA from Kryptolebias marmoratus isolate JLee-2015 unplaced genomic scaffold, ASM164957v2 Scaffold70, whole genome shotgun sequence:
TCAGAGACGAGTTCCCTCAGAGACAAGTTCCCTCAGAGACGAGTTCCCTCAGATTCAGATGGTTTTAGATCTGATTCCAGGCTGTGTCCTCAGGCTGTGGTGTTGTTGGTGAACTTCCTGCTGTGATGCTTAAATCTAGCAGAGCGTGTTATCATTCTGTAATCCTCCGACCTTCTGCTGCCTGTCCATCAGGACGTCCAGTGTCCAGGAGCAGGTCCTCATGTCCTCGGGCCCTCATGTCCTCGGGCCCTCATGTCCTCAGGTTGTCAGGTCCCCAGGTCCTCGTCCTCAGGTTGTCAGGTCCCCAGGTCCTCGTCCTCGTGTCCTCAGGTCCATGTTGTGGAAGGGTTGTGTTAAACGTTGAGCTGAAGTCAGAGGTTTTGTTCCCAGTCAGTGGAAGGTGGAGCAGAGGGGACTTCAGTCCAGCTGTCCTGCACCAGAtgttggttctgttggacctctGACCCGTCCTGCCTGTCTTTAATGACCGTGTCGTCCCGTTACAGGCGTGTCAGTGCTGCTGATAACTGCTCTGACTGTTGTTGCAGGTGAGTTTATGGTTGGGGGGAGTTTATGATTCTGATTCTCCATCAGAGACACTAACACGTCCTCTGTCTGTCCCCACCCAGTGTCCTACTTCATCCCTCCGTACCCTCTGAGCCGGGCCCTGCTCCACCTGCTGACCATAGTTCCATTCTTCATCTGCACCTGGAGGATGCTGTCCCTCGTTGTGAAGATGAAACCAGGTAAACCCGGTGATCCCGGGACTGCAGGACCTGCTGCAGAGCTCAGGTCTAACAGAGTCCTCCCTGCAGGTCTCACACCAGCCGACTCCATGGAGATGTCCCAGTTTGTGGAACGCTTTCCAGGCTTTGATGAAGACTGTGATGTCACCACAGAGCACAGCTTCTGATGGTGGTTTCCCTTcaggaaatgacctttgacccctcccagcagcagctgcttctctcaggtcattgctgatgtccttccaccttggcgttgtgttaacacacacctggagctcctcagcagcagaacctcctgctgatcagctcctcagcagcagaacctcctgctgaTCAGCTCCTCAGCAGGTTCTGATGAGGAGCTGATCCTCAGCAGGTTCTGATCCTGAACCTCTGAGATCCTGAGGCTGGAACCGGTTCTTCACTCCCAGATTGAACTTTTAGACACAAGATGTTTGATTTTTCACGTTCACCACTGAGTGTCTTAGATGTTCTTACAAGATCAGTCAGTCCTCTGaccagtagcagcagcagtagcagcagcagtagcagtagcagctgttgcagcagctgcagtagcagctgtagcagcagcagctgcagcagctgcagtagGAGCTGTTGCAGCAGCAGTAGGAGCTGTTGCAGTAGCAGTAGCAGctgttgcagcagctgcagtagcagctgtagcagcagcagctgcagcagctgcagtagGAGCTGTTGCAGCAGCAGTAGGAGCTGTTGCAGTAGCAGTAGCAGctgttgcagcagctgcagtagcagctgtagcagcagcagctgcagcagctgcagtaggagctgttgcagcagcagcagcagcagtagcagcagcagcagtagcagcagtagcagctggGTGTGCAGAGTTTCTGAAAGTGGTGAAGCTGGAGGTTTTGCTTTGCTGTTAACATGAAAGTTCAGCCGTTCATCAGACTGTCTTCATGGCTTCATGGTCATCCCCCCcacaccctctctctctctcacacacacacaatgtgttcagaataaaaagataaatcctCCTCCTGTGGGTCGAGCGTGTTCTTCCTGTCCTGCTCTGTAGCAGGAatctaacctttgacctctcagTGAGCTCACACTGATCACAAACCTCAGGTCAAATGTTTGGACTTACACAAGACGGGTCTTTaatgcagaggtcagaggtcaaggaATCAGAGCACCGTCTCCTGAACATGAACaactaaaactgtgtgtgtgagacgttCACGGTCCTCGTACTTTTCCACTCTCAGATGAATCAAACCTTCAGAACCAACAGAAAGAAACTCTTTCAGCCTCCTGATTGTCTCCACGGTAACAGGCTGaacgtgacctctgacccctccctgcagcagcagcagcaggctcctcttcctcttcctgcgCTCCTCCCTGCAGCCACATTCCTGCTGTTATTCAGGCAGGAAGTGATGTCGTTCAGCTGCCTCCTGACCTGCTGCAGGTGGGGCTTTCTTACGTTTCCCATCATGCCTTTCAGCGAGGAGACGGCCAGTCTGAGCGGGCAGCAGACCGGCGACGTTAGAGGAGAGCTTTAAAAGATCCGTCTGCTGCAGACGTTGGTCCAAATCCCTCTGAgttaggccacgcccaccacCACATCTACACAGATACACAACAACAGCTGGAGGGAgttaggccacgcccaccacCACAGCTGTAGAAGACCACCAACCTCGGTTCTGCAGCGTCGGTTCTATAGCCTCAGTTCTGCAGCCTCGGTTCTACAGCCTCGGTTCTGCAGCCTCGGTTCTACAGCCTCGGTTCTACAGCCTCGGTTCTGCAGCTTCGGTTCTACAGCCTCGGTTCTACAGCCTCGGTTCTGCAGCCTCGGAGTGTTTACACATGTAACATCCATCTCAGCTCAACTTTCCTCCTCTGATCCTCCAACATCTGGAAACGTTTAGAACAGGAATGATGGAGGAATGGAGGGATGAGGAGAGACAGAcagctcagtgtgtgtttttattacacAAACCAGACAGGCAGCATGTTgggaaacacacagacacacacacacacacacacacacacacacatctggaaGGTTTCCAGATGTTCATTCAACTCAAGCCCAGTAGTAACACTGAGAAATCCAGGAATTATTCTGCTCCATCAGCCACATTTAGTCACTGTGAGTCATCCAGGAATTAGTCAGCTCCCAGCAGCAGCTTTATTggctctgtgttttttgttcttctgatAGGGGTTCAGGAATTAGTTTGTGGTCAGCCTGTGGTTCTGCTGGGCTCAGTGGGTCCTGTTCCCGCCTGGTTTGGATCAGAACGCAGAGCTCAGtgggtttttgtgtctttttgtttagtttcatattttcttctttttgtggttgtttgtttctgggtcatagtttatttttcttttgttggtattttttaagtttgttttattctttattgtctctttttgttctgtgtgtaaAAAGAACAGCTGATCAATGATGTTAGAATATTCATgaatattgaaaataaatgagcagGAAGCAGTTTGAATAAAACCACAGAGGAAGAGTGGAGATCACGTgactctgctgccccctgctggacagaaacaaaTCATCACAAAACTGgtcaaaatatttataactgGAACCTTCAGGAACTAATAATCTGAGACAtatggaccaggaccagaacctgTAAAACCACCTGAGACACACGGACCAGGACCTCCAAACCAGAAGACCTCCAAACCAGAAGACCTCCAAACCAGAGGACCTCCAAACCAGAGGACCTCCAAACCAGAAGACCTCCAAACCAGAAGACCTCTAAGTCTGCAGTCTTTGCATTATCTTACGAGTTAAAAGTGACTTTTTGTTCCTCCATCACTGACTGTAACGTGACACCAAGTTAAAGCAGCGGTGCAGTAAAGTAGGAAACACTGCCACCTGCAGGTAGGAGTTAGCAGTCATTTTAACCAAaccattttaaaggaaaatgtgcATCTGATGATTTTTCATGAATTTCCGCGAACTGAAGGGACTGACAGATatataaaatgtagttttttatttagttgtagcACCgtatttgtttctgtaaaactgcagcatttgatCTGATTTTCCTGCTGCCTTCAGGTGCTGTCAGAAAAGCTAGTACTACAGTGATGTTACATGACCTTACCGGCAATGCAGCCTCTTCactgaaaacatcaaataaattactgattttatctgataaatgacagattttgttatatttatctCTGTAGTCATGTAATCTGTTTACCCTATGATAATTTGGattttatcagtaaaatgactgtaaactaacagttaaaaacaaaactaacattgATACTCTATTGGCTACgattaataataattatcttttgaatttttaccaaactaaactttgttttcaaaTCCTGACAAAGCGTCCACATAGAGCTCAGTTGTACGAACCGAAATGGAGACATTGAACGCACCAAACCACTCGTCTTTGTTCGTTTATCTTCGTGAGCTGGGTCCTCGCCTCCTGATTGGTCCGCTCAGCCTCGTGTCTACCCTCGCCTCCTGATTAGTCCGCTCAGCCTCGTGTCTCCCCTCGCCGTCTGATTGGTCCGCTCAGCCTCGTGTCTACCCTCGCCTCCTGATTTGTCCGCTCAGCCTCGTGTCTACCCTCGCCTCCTGATTGGTCCGTTCAGCCCCGTGTCCTCGGACTTGTCCGCTCCAGCGGAGAGTCACCTTGCTGCAGCcgcttctgctgctcctgtgGCCGGGTACAGAGCAGGGGGACCGTCCGGACCAGAACCTCGAAGGCAGGCAGGCGGGAGCGGGAATCTGTCCGGGACTCTGCGGACCGAACCGGAAACATGGCGGAGGCAAAGCCCAAGACTTCTCCGAAGGCCATTAAGTTCCTGTTCGGGGGTTTGGCCGGGTAGGTGCTGCTCGTAGCTGTTAGCTGACGGgttaaggtcagaggtcaggcgGACAGCAGGAGGGTGAAGAAGCCCCGGATGTTCCGCCCGGTTCCCGATAGTTAACGGATGTTGATCAGGTTTGTGTAAAACACCGGGCGGTCATCTGTACCTGTTAGCTGCTAACGCTAGCTGCCAGGGACGGTGTTGTGCTGAAATCCGTACCCTCTGTAATTCAGGTCTTCTCTGACATaaacagaaagaggagaagTGAGGTCATAAACTTTAATCCTGAGCCTCTGATTGGCCTGTAAACAGTTTACAGGTGTTTTAAAGAATGTTGCACCCCGAGCAGAGTGTGTCCTGTTAGCTTCCGGCCTGCATGTGAGTCtgagaggagggacagagggacaggGTCTGTTCTGTGGACAGGAGGTGGGACATGCAGGTTATTAACAGGTTACCAGCAGGTTATTAACAGGTTACCAGCAGGTTAACAGCAGGTTATTAACAGGTTACCAGCAGGTTACCAGCAGGTTATCTGTTCTAACAGATTACAGTCAGCTCAGTTAATGATTCTAGTCTTTTTCTGCCATCAGctctaaatgtttctttaagacTTTGTCTCTTCAATCTGAACCGTGAGNNNNNNNNNNNNNNNNNNNNNNNNNNNNNNNNNNNNNNNNNNNNNNNNNNNNNNNNNNNNNNNNNNNNNNNNNNNNNNNNNNNNNNNNNNNNNNNNNNNNGTGTGTCTCCAGGTTATTTCGGCGACGACATCTTGTGTCACTTCTGCGCCAGCATGATCAGCGGCCTGGTGACCACGGCGGCGTCGATGCCCGTCGACATCGTGAAGACGAGGTTCTGAACGGCTGCAGAAATCTACGACCTGTAGAATCTGATCCAGAGTCAGATCCTCGGgctgttcttcttctgtggtggaCTGAACTCtcagctcttcttctgctgtttcagGATCCAGAACATGAGGATGATCGACGGGAAGCCCGAGTACAAGAACGGCCTGGTGAGTTTCAGGAcggaccaatcagagaacagCGAGGATGAGCCGCACCAATCACGTTCATACTTTCCAACTGCAGgcttttcagtgtttgtgtgttcaccTGTTTACCTGGTTGTTTACCCGTTTACCTGGTTGTTTACCTggttgtttacttgtttacctgtgtttgcctggttgtttacctgtgtttgcctggttgtttacttgtttacctGGTTGTTTACCTGTTTGCCTGGTTGTTTAcctatttacctgtgtttacctgtgtttacctggTTGTTTACCTggttgtttacttgtttacctgtgtttgcctggttgtttacctgtgtttacctggttgtttacttgtttacctggttgtttacttgtttacctgtgtttacctggttgtttacctgtttacctgtgtttacctgtgtttacctggTTGTTTGCCTGGTTGTTTACCTGATTGTTTACCTGTTTGCCTGgttgtttacctgtgtttacctgtgtttgCCTGGTTGTTTACCTGTTAACCTGGTTGTTTACCTGGTTGTTTACCTGTGTGTTTACCTGGTTGTTTACCTggttgtttacctgtttacctggttgtttacctgtgtttacctggTTGTTTACCTGTGTGTTCGTCAGGACGTGCTGGTGCGAGTCGTGGGGAAGGAGGGCTTCTTCTCTCTCTGGAAGGGCTTCACTCCGTACTACGCTCGCCTCGGACCTCACACCGTCCTCACCTTCATCTTCCTCGAACAGATGAACCGCCTCTACAAGACCCNGCTGGtgagaacacaaacacctgAAGACTTCCTGTCCTCCTGGAGACAGATCTGAACCACCAGGGTCCTTCATCAGGGCCCAGAACCACCAGGGTCCTTCTGTAGGACCCAGAACCACCAGGGTCCTTTATCAAGACCCAGAACCACCAGGGTCCTTCATCAGGACCCAGAACCACCAGGGTCCTTCTGTAGGACCCAGAACCACCAGGGTCCTTCATCAGGACCCAGAACCACCAGAAGCACCAGGGGCCCTGACCCAGGATGCAGTGGTGACCTGTTTTTATGAAGATGTCAAAGGTCATCAGAGTTGAAGCAGAACCCTCGTCAGACTCGTCTCATCTTCCACCTGCTGACAGAGACTTTTATCAAACTGAGATCCTCTGAACAGGAAGTAGGAGTCAGTAACAGGAAGTGGGTGTGGCCTGTAAAGAAGTTTAGACTCAGTTTCCCATAAAAACTCAACAAGTGTTGATTGTGGGGAGAACTTTTTACAAAagagttttttctgtttaaagtcaCACACTTCTCTCTGCTTTGCCATataaggacacacacacacacacttcacactGAGCTTTagtgtgaagtgtgtgtgtgtgtgtgtgtgtgtgaacaccaCTTCCTCTTCACTCCCTCGCCTCGGTCTCTTTCGTCTTGACTCAGAGCAAGTTCACCGTTGTTGAGGAAGTTGGTTTAAATGTTCTGCTTTAAGCTCCATCTGAGCGCGCCACGTTTATTTATAAAACCGTCTAAAACCTGTCCT
Protein-coding regions in this window:
- the LOC112449738 gene encoding mitochondrial 2-oxoglutarate/malate carrier protein-like, encoding MAEAKPKTSPKAIKFLFGGLAGLSPGYFGDDILCHFCASMISGLVTTAASMPVDIVKTRIQNMRMIDGKPEYKNGLDVLVRVVGKEGFFSLWKGFTPYYARLGPHTVLTFIFLEQMNRLYKTXLVVSRDTIPVLNLDPAWRTCPDGSGPNTEDMS